A stretch of the Perca fluviatilis chromosome 17, GENO_Pfluv_1.0, whole genome shotgun sequence genome encodes the following:
- the parm1 gene encoding cell wall protein DAN4 isoform X2 has protein sequence MMRVSLQTLITCLLWCGALTTMTTTTTNVTSQATTGKSTTQPAMSTSPVANRNVTDTTPSTNNTASVTTASVTYINSTSATLPTNNTASVTTANVSKVNSTSATLPTNDTSTVATTYVTDINSTSAAPSINNTAATPTSATTVKNNTPDSATSPETQTVSMSSSSSSSFASSPSITTGTQASSTSITSSGTTLQEGHESKALSSGSIAVILCAFIVIVLLVFVGLYYYRIRHRSYGPLLENTERTSFGNFGNPMYDP, from the exons ATGATGAGGGTCAGCCTGCAAACTCTGATAACAT GTCTACTCTGGTGCGGTGCACTGACGACGATGACGACGACAACAACAAACGTCACCTCCCAGGCTACGACTGGGAAATCAACTACTCAACCTGCCATGTCAACTAGTCCTGTCGCCAATAGAAACGTCACCGATACAACTCCCTCCACCAACAATACAGCTTCCGTAACAACTGCTTCAGTCACTTATATAAATTCCACCAGTGCGACTCTGCCCACCAACAATACAGCTTCCGTGACAACTGCTAATGTTTCCAAAGTAA ATTCAACCAGTGCGACTCTGCCCACCAATGATACAAGTACAGTGGCAACTACTTATGTCACCGATATAAATTCCACCAGTGCAGCTCCATCCATCAACAATACAGCTGCCACCCCAACTTCAGCCACCACTGTGAAAAACAACACTCCAGACTCGGCCACTTCACCTGAAACACAAACCGTGTCCAtgtcttcttcatcttcttcctcATTCGCATCATCCCCATCTATAACAACGGGCACCCAGGCCTCTAGCACCAGCATTACCAGCTCCGGCACCACACTACAGGAAGGACACGAGTCCAAGGCTCTGAGCTCAG gAAGTATTGCAGTCATTCTCTGTGCGTTCATCGTAATCGTCCTCCTAGTGTTTGTCGGGCTGTACTACTACAGGATCCG ACACAGATCCTATGGCCCTCTTCTGGAAAACACTGAACGCACCAGTTTTGGAAACTTCGGCAACCCAATGTATGACCCTTAA
- the parm1 gene encoding cell wall protein DAN4 isoform X1 — protein MMRVSLQTLITCLLWCGALTTMTTTTTNVTSQATTGKSTTQPAMSTSPVANRNVTDTTPSTNNTASVTTASVTYINSTSATLPTNNTASVTTANVSKVNSTSATLPTNDTSTVTTANVPKVNSTSATLPTNDTSTVATTYVTDINSTSAAPSINNTAATPTSATTVKNNTPDSATSPETQTVSMSSSSSSSFASSPSITTGTQASSTSITSSGTTLQEGHESKALSSGSIAVILCAFIVIVLLVFVGLYYYRIRHRSYGPLLENTERTSFGNFGNPMYDP, from the exons ATGATGAGGGTCAGCCTGCAAACTCTGATAACAT GTCTACTCTGGTGCGGTGCACTGACGACGATGACGACGACAACAACAAACGTCACCTCCCAGGCTACGACTGGGAAATCAACTACTCAACCTGCCATGTCAACTAGTCCTGTCGCCAATAGAAACGTCACCGATACAACTCCCTCCACCAACAATACAGCTTCCGTAACAACTGCTTCAGTCACTTATATAAATTCCACCAGTGCGACTCTGCCCACCAACAATACAGCTTCCGTGACAACTGCTAATGTTTCCAAAGTAAATTCAACCAGTGCGACTCTGCCCACCAATGATACAAGTACAGTGACAACTGCTAATGTTCCCAAAGTAAATTCAACCAGTGCGACTCTGCCCACCAATGATACAAGTACAGTGGCAACTACTTATGTCACCGATATAAATTCCACCAGTGCAGCTCCATCCATCAACAATACAGCTGCCACCCCAACTTCAGCCACCACTGTGAAAAACAACACTCCAGACTCGGCCACTTCACCTGAAACACAAACCGTGTCCAtgtcttcttcatcttcttcctcATTCGCATCATCCCCATCTATAACAACGGGCACCCAGGCCTCTAGCACCAGCATTACCAGCTCCGGCACCACACTACAGGAAGGACACGAGTCCAAGGCTCTGAGCTCAG gAAGTATTGCAGTCATTCTCTGTGCGTTCATCGTAATCGTCCTCCTAGTGTTTGTCGGGCTGTACTACTACAGGATCCG ACACAGATCCTATGGCCCTCTTCTGGAAAACACTGAACGCACCAGTTTTGGAAACTTCGGCAACCCAATGTATGACCCTTAA